The following proteins come from a genomic window of Aspergillus oryzae RIB40 DNA, chromosome 4:
- a CDS encoding uncharacterized protein (predicted protein), whose amino-acid sequence MVRSQSQQTPVSHRPSLASPMTGHRHSYGPQRINRHLDHVNEYSPSEYAKQYLDDYQAQGGVSALSMALSTDATATGVQPSNPSFVPQYHGQSDMVNLTGLGKPSLVNQPTQPVSAAVEMSRTPTTDSLCGGMGMMRFDSSGPHLNPNCSFPFASSDFIPSTSPMNVPFTNPFTSAQRDMDHVSFPLIDSTATPFSCSAPPATSFAPPVSTLSSSPATEMKHSMSSDSSSSSLSQPSRAARRTQEQIVQGTRPIAPKVGSQSMSPPKATEQTKMIRISSSDGTSKEVAAIPKASIQRPPRQKTYCTMCNDQPDGFHGEHELRRHIERVHAVVRKVWVCVDISPGKTFLANCKACRNGKRYGANYNAAAHLRRTHFNPCQRGRGGRGKDSEKRGGKGGGNHPPMEVLKHWMVQKEEVVLENAQNYIDQEALGDDLVAAPPPIPTEDMINGLPTISPEDFPVPGLESTLTNGYDTLSTFPVMGLEPSLDASCYLDAQPLVPEIDSYV is encoded by the coding sequence ATGGTCCGCTCGCAGAGTCAGCAGACTCCGGTCTCCCACCGACCCTCGCTGGCCTCCCCCATGACGGGACATCGACACTCCTATGGACCCCAGCGCATCAATCGTCACCTTGACCATGTCAACGAGTATTCCCCGTCCGAATATGCAAAACAATACTTGGATGACTACCAGGCCCAAGGCGGTGTCTCCGCACTTTCGATGGCGCTTTCTACGGATGCCACGGCGACTGGAGTTCAGCCCTCGAATCCATCTTTCGTCCCGCAATATCACGGACAATCGGATATGGTCAACCTGACTGGGCTCGGGAAGCCATCTTTGGTTaaccaaccaacccaaccgGTGTCGGCCGCAGTCGAGATGAGTAGAACCCCAACTACCGACTCACTGTGCGGAGGTATGGGAATGATGAGATTTGATTCGTCGGGACCACATCTTAATCCAAACTGCTCGTTTCCTTTTGCATCCTCAGACTTCATTCCCTCCACATCCCCTATGAACGTTCCATTTACCAACCCCTTCACATCCGCGCAACGCGACATGGATCATGTCTCGTTCCCTTTGATTGATTCTACTGCCACGCCCTTCTCTTGCTCTGCCCCCCCTGCTACATCCTTTGCGCCGCCTGTATCCACTCTTTCTTCGTCCCCAGCAACGGAGATGAAACATTCCATGTCCTCCGACAGCAGCAGCTCGTCTCTGTCTCAGCCCTCAAGGGCGGCTCGGAGGACTCAGGAACAGATTGTCCAGGGCACCAGACCCATTGCCCCGAAAGTGGGATCGCAGAGCATGTCTCCGCCTAAGGCGACCGAGCAGACCAAGATGATACGTATATCATCCTCTGATGGTACTTCCAAAGAGGTCGCAGCCATTCCCAAGGCCTCGATCCAGCGGCCCCCGCGCCAAAAGACGTATTGCACTATGTGCAACGACCAGCCCGATGGCTTCCACGGGGAGCACGAGCTGCGACGTCACATTGAGCGGGTCCACGCTGTGGTTCGTAAGGTTTGGGTCTGTGTTGATATCTCTCCTGGAAAGACTTTCTTGGCCAACTGCAAAGCTTGCCGAAATGGAAAGCGATATGGTGCTAACTACAACGCCGCCGCTCACTTGCGTCGGACTCACTTCAACCCCTGCCAGCGTGGCCGGGGCGGACGTGGGAAGGATAGTGAGAAGCGCGGTGGAAAGGGCGGTGGTAATCATCCACCTATGGAAGTCCTTAAGCACTGGATGGTacagaaggaggaagtaGTTCTCGAGAACGCTCAAAACTATATTGACCAGGAAGCACTAGGTGACGATCTAGTTGCGGCACCACCCCCTATTCCCACAGAGGATATGATCAATGGGTTGCCCACAATCTCCCCAGAAGACTTTCCGGTCCCAGGGCTGGAGTCAACGTTGACGAATGGGTATGATACATTGTCTACCTTTCCTGTGATGGGCCTGGAACCATCACTTGATGCCTCATGTTATCTCGATGCTCAGCCTTTAGTTCCTGAGATCGACTCGTATGTGTGA
- a CDS encoding uncharacterized protein (predicted protein), which produces MAVNMADEELFKRAISGYRDAFLDRHSHLSEAERNELWSEQLNQFMPTAAAASSPSYRPVSGSGILDNDGSSLEKSGKRTRQDTPRTLPGSGLPPTKRRVTSLD; this is translated from the exons ATGGCTGTCAATATGGCCGATGAGGAACTCTTCAAACGGGCCATATCTGGGTATCGGGACGCTTTCTTGGATCGGCATTCTCACCTCTCGGAAGCAGAGCGCAACGAACTTTGGAGTGAGCAATTAAATCAGTTCATGCCCACCGCAGCCGCTGCATCTTCCCCCAGCTACCGCCCGGTTTCTGGCTCTGGCatccttgacaatgatgGTTCATCTCTCGAGAAATCTGGGAAACGGACTCGACAGGATACTCCGCGGACTCTACCTGGttctggtcttcctccaACGAAACGACGAGTCACC TCCCTGGATTGA
- a CDS encoding uncharacterized protein (predicted protein) → MQVNSVEDFGDSIPATSIVTTQPESAVSTPASEPSVPKQSTIKIQNPPAKESQKDDSITVALRQAGEEAAAKAKESKAEKATPAAEQKQPLPPAVEEKKEGGADSVRRKSSVAPEIVEGANPKRPPLVPEVAAVSSANFHADNAEALGLVEHHRGSIVSATSPEEKAKVAQDIRKSISGGHAEMLESLRDDQAQKAGQEETIDEESESGEAVEDAMNRKAKKPGSS, encoded by the coding sequence ATGCAGGTCAACAGCGTCGAAGATTTTGGTGATAGTATTCCTGCTACGAGCATCGTGACCACCCAGCCTGAGTCTGCTGTATCGACCCCCGCCTCAGAACCTTCGGTACCAAAGCAGAGTACTATCAAGATCCAGAACCCGCCCGCAAAAGAATCTCAGAAAGACGACTCCATCACGGTCGCTCTGCGCCAGGCTGGTGAGGAGGCCGCcgccaaagccaaagaaagcaaggccgagaaggcaacTCCAGCTGCTGAGCAGAAGCAGCCCCTCCCTCCAGCCGtcgaagagaaaaaggaaggaggcGCAGACAGTGTACGTCGGAAATCATCGGTTGCTCCCGAGATCGTTGAGGGGGCCAACCCAAAGCGGCCACCTCTGGTGCCAGAGGTTGCCGCGGTGTCCTCTGCCAATTTTCATGCTGATAATGCCGAAGCACTAGGATTAGTTGAGCATCATCGTGGCTCCATCGTTTCTGCCACGTCCCCGGAGGAAAAAGCGAAGGTCGCTCAGGATATCCGTAAGTCGATTTCCGGCGGTCATGCAGAGATGCTGGAGTCGTTGCGCGACGACCAGGCGCAGAAAGCTGGTCAGGAGGAAACCATTGATGAAGAGTCAGAAAGTGGCGAGGCTGTCGAGGATGCTATGAAtcgaaaggcaaagaaaccagGTTCTAGTTGA